TCCCGCATGGAGATCTGGGGCGGGGGAGCAGAGCACGATGCGTTGCAGGCATTGATCGACGAACTCGGCGCCGGCTCCCGCGTCATGCTCGCCGGTCATACGGATGCCCCGGGGCGGGTGCTGGATCGTGCCTCAGCCGTCGTCACCTCCACGGCGTTCGAGGGGCAGGGGCTGTCGATCCTCGAGGCGCTGCTCCACGACGTGCCGGTGATCTCCTATGACGTGCGTTACGGTCCGGGCGACCTGCTGGCGGCAGGAGGAGGGATCCTCGTTCCCGATGCCGACGAGGTTGCGCTCGCCGATGCCCTGCGCCTGGTGCTCACCGATTCCGAGCTGTATGCGCGTCTGGTCGCCGAGGCGCCGGTCGCGGCATCCGCATGGAGCGCCGAACACGCGACCGAGGCGTTCGCGGTTACTGTGCGGGATGTACTCGCCGCGCCGCCCCGACGCTGATCTCAGAATTTTTTCCCGGAGATGTCGATCCGCCCCTTTCCCGTTCGACGTCTTAGTGAGAGGGTCGAAAACGATCCCCCGAACCAAGGAGAAAATCATGAAGTTCATGCTGATCATGCGCGCGGACGACTCGGGTGTCGATGCATACAAGGAGATGCCGTTCGAGCAGATCATCGAGGCGATGGGCAAGTACAACGAGTCCATGATGAAGGCGGGCGTGCTGCTCGCTGGCGAAGGCCTCACCGACGCGGCCGAAGGATTCGTCGTCGACTACTCTGCAGAGGCCCCGCTCATCACAGACGGCCCCTACGGGGAGACGAAGGAGCTGTTCAACGGCTTCTGGATCATCGAGGTCTCCACACGCGAAGAGGCAGCGGAGTGGGCCAAGCGTGCACCGCTCGGACCCGGTGCCTTCCTCGAGGTGCGTCGGGTCACCGAGATGGAGGACTTCCCAGCCGACAACGAGTGGATCCAGAAGGAAGAGGGCTGGCGCGACGAGCAGGCACAGCGCGCGCAGCAGTCATGACCGATCAGCCGGGCGATGCGATGGAGCGTTCCACCACCAGCGTGGAGCGCTCCATCGCCGCGGTCTGGCGCATCGAGTCGGCGAAGATCGTCGCGACGCTCACGCGCATGGTCGGTGACTTCGGCCATGCCGAAGACCTCGCCCAGGAGGCGCTCATCGATGCGCTGCGGCAGTGGCCGGCCGAGGGCGTGCCGCGCAATCCTGCCGCCTGGCTCACGGCGGTCGCGAAGCGCAAGGCGATCGACGGATGGCGCCGCCAAGAGCGCCTCGATGACAGGATCGCCGTGATCGCTCACGATCTCGAGCGCGAGCAGGCGGATGCCGCGGATGCGGATCCGTGGGATCCGGATGCGATTGACGACGATGTGCTGCGGCTCGTCTTCGTCTCGTGCCATCCGGTGCTGTCGCGCGAGGCTCGCGTCGCCCTGACTCTCCGAGTGGTCGCTGGTCTGTCCACCGAGCAGATCGCACGGGCCTTCCTCGTGCCCGTCGCCACTGTGCAGCAGCGTATCGTGCGCGCGAAGAAGACGTTGTCGGCGGCGAACGTGCCCTTCGAGGTACCGCCGCGTGAGGAATACGCGGAGCGGTTGAGCGCGATCTTCGGCGTGCTCTACCTGATCTTCAACGAAGCCCACGCCGCAAGCAGCGGCGCGGACTGGATGCGACCCGATCTCGGTGAAGAGGCCATCCGTCTCACCCGTGTACTCACGGCACTGGTCCCGAAGCAGCGCGATGCCCACAGTCTTCTCGCATTGATGGAGCTCACCGCCGCACGCTTCCCGGCACGAGTGGATGCGAAGGGGGAGCCGGTGCTGCTGGGCGATCAGGATCGTTCGCGCTGGGATCGCGGCCGCATCTCCCGCGGCCGCGCCGCTCTTGCCGCTGCCGATGCCCTCGGGGGTGGGCGCACGGCGTATGGACTCCAGGCGGCAATAGCCGAATGCCATGCTGTCGCGGCATCCGTCGATGACACCGATTGGGACCGCATCGTGGTGCTCTACGAGGCACTGGGTCGTATTGCACCCTCGCCTGTCGTCGAGTTGAACAGAGCCGCTGCGGTAGCGATGGCCACCGGACCGGCATCCGCCCTGCGCATCATCGACCGGCTCGCGGCATCCGACGCCCTCAGGGGCTATCACCTGCTGCCGGCGACGCGAGGCGAGATGCTGCTTCGTCTGGGGCGCAGAGAAGAGGCCCGTTCCGAGTTCGCTACGGCCGCGAGACTTGCGGGGAACGAAAGGGAACGGGCCCTTCTGGAGGCGAAAGCCTCCGAGTAGTCAGATCTAGTCGGTTACTTTGTTGCCGCGGCCGACGATCAGACCGTAGATCAGCAGCACGATGATCGCGCCACCGATCGCGAGAGCCCAGGTGGACAGGCTCCAGAACTCGTTGAGACCGACTCCGAAGATCATTCCGCCGATCCAGCCGCCGAGCATTGCGCCGACGACGCCGAGGAGCAAGGTGACGATCCAACCGCCACCCTGCTTACCCGGCAGGATCAACTTCGCGATCGCCCCAGCGATCAACCCGAGGATAAGAAATGCGAGGAAACCCATGATATAAATCCCCTTTCTGTAGCGGTGAGCCAACTATGCTCCTTGAATTGCACAAAAACCACCCCCTTGTGCGCGAGTCCCGAATATGGAAAAGGCCCCAGCTCCGAAGAGCTGGGGCCTTTCATCGAACTTTTTCGCGGTCAGTTACTCCCGCGGGCGATCGCGATGATGCGCAGGATCTCGATGTACAGCCAGACGACGGTGACCATGATGCCGAAGCCGCCGACCCACCCGTACACGCGGGGTGCGCCGTTGCGCACGCCCTGCTGGATCTGGTCGAAGTCGAGCACGAGCGAGTACGCGGCCATGAACACGACGAGAACGCCGATGATCAGGCCGAGCGGGATGCCCATGATCTCCACGCTGCGCAGACCGAACGCGTTCTGGTTGATGCCGGTCCACATGAGAACGAGGTTCAGCAGAGAGAAGACGAGGTAGCCGACCATGGCGATCATGAAGATCTTGGTCATCTTCTTGGAGGCGCGGATCTTGCCGCTTGCGAAGAGTGCCAGGGTCACGCCGACGACGGCGACCGTGGCGAGCGTCGCCTGGACGACGATCCCCGGGTAGAGGAGCTCGAAGAACGCCGAGATACCACCGACGAACACGCCCTCAAAGGCGGCATACGCGAAGATCAGCGCGGGGCGCACCTTCTTGCGTGAGGTGAAGGTGATGATCATCGCGAGGACGAAGCCGCCCAGGGCGCCGACGATCATCGGAAGCATCGATACGCCCGCGGTGGGGTCGACGCTGACACCGCCCAGTGTCCACACCCAGCCGACGACGGCAGTGACGAGAAGGATCGCGAACAGTCCGGCCGTCTTCCAGACGGTGTCCTCGACGCTCATACGGTCGGTTTCGATGGCACCGGCCGGAGGTGCGGCGTACATGCCCTCGAGCTGCGCGTTGGCGGCAGCATCCATGCCCGCATGCGCGAGCGATGCGGTCTGCGCGTTCTGGGCGCCGGCAGCACCGGGGTAGGTCGCTACGTTGCGCGGATCCTGCTTCTGGAACGCTGGATTGTTGAATGCGAAATTGCTCATGGTGGGCCTCACTCCGAGTGGGTCTTAAGGTCGCTTTCCTCAACGATACCGGGCTTTTTGATGTATGGGGTGTTCTACGCTGAGAGCATGCCCAGGAGGTCTCCACTCGTCATCGGCCATCGTGGTGCGCCGGGTTACCGCCCGGAGCACAGCCGGTCCTCGTACGAACTCGCCCTCGCGATGGGGGTGGACGCCGTCGAGCCCGACATCGTCGCCACGAAAGACGGTGTGCTGGTCGTGCGTCACGAGAACGAGATCTCAGGCACCACCGATGTCGCGACTCGTCCCGAGTTCGCCGACCGGAAGACGACGAAGCGCGTCGACGGGCAGGCCCTGACGGGGTGGTTCACCGAGGATTTCACCTGGGACGAGATTGCGACGCTGCGCGTGACAGAGCGGATCCCGACGGTGCGCACGGCCAGCGCGACGTTCGACGGAGGCCAAGGAGTACTGCGGCTGACAGACCTCCTCGACATCGTGCGCGCCGGCTCCGTCGAGCACGGGCGTGAGATCGGCGTCGTGCTGGAGATCAAGCACGCCACTTACTTCGCGAGCATCGGCCTCGATCTGGTTCCGATGATCATTCGAGACCTCAGGGCAGCGGGATGGGCCGACGGCGAACTTCCCCTGATCATCGAGGCTTTCGAATCCACGGTCCTGGCGCAACTGCGAGCAGCATCCATTCCCGCGTCCTACATCTATCTGATCGAGGCATCCGGCCGTCCGTACGATCAGCTCGTCGCGCATGGCAAGGCCGCAGCGACGTACAAGGCGACGGTCACACCGCACGGCTTGGACGGACTCGTCGGAAAAGTCGACGGCATCAGCCTCAACAAGCGGATGCTGCTCGCCAAGGGGAACACGATCGTCTCCGACGCCCATGCCAGAGGCCTGAAGGTGTTCACCTGGACCGCTCGTCCGGAGAACTCGTTCCTCGCTGCCGAGTTCCGCAGCGACGGGGGCAAGGGGGCGTTCGGCGACTACGAATCGGAATGGGCGGTGCTGGCGGACGCCGGCATCGACGGGGTCTTCGTCGATCATCCCGACCTCGGCGTCGCGTTCTTCCGCGGCTGAATCCGCCTGCGCGCACGGCTGGGACTGCTCGCGCGTTCGGACCGGGCCGCCGGTCGGACATGGCTCGTTCACGTGGCGTACACGCTCTCGACTCCGAAATTTAAGCCCGACTCGATGGTCTGGACGCATCCCGTCCCCTTCCTGACCCTGGAGTCACATGTCCCGCATGCAACGCGGGCTCGCGACGACGGCAGTGTGCGCAATGAGCGCCACCCTGCTGCTCGCAGTCCCCACCTCTGCCATCGGTGCCGAGGCGCCACTCGGCGTCCGCATCAACGAAGTCGTCTCCAATGGAGGCAGCCCAGACGACTGGATCGAGTTCTACAACCACTCGGACAGTGACGTCGACCTGAGCGGCTACATCGTCCAGGACAACAGCGACAAGAACCCGTACACGTTCCCCGTCGGGACGATTGTGACGCCGGGGGCATACCTCGTCATCGATACGCTCTCCGATGCGGGCGAGGGTGACTTCGACTTCGGGCTCGGCAAGGGCGACAGCGTGCGTCTGTTCGCGCCGGGCGACGCCAACGGCGCTGAGCCGCTGCTGCAGACGACCTGGCCCGTAGACACGCACGCCGTGCCGAGCTGGGGCGTGCAGGATGCGGGCGGCGAGCCGGTCTGGAGCATCACCACTGCATCGACCAAGGGCGCGGAGAACACCTTCGAAGTCGTTCCCGAAGAGCCGGAAGAGCCGGAAGAGCCCGAGACACCGGTCGCGGGTGCGGTCTTCATCAACGAGGTCGACTCGCAGCCCGCCGACTGGGTGGAGTTCTACAACCCGGGCGAGACGGCACTCGACGTCTCGGGATACGAGATCCGCGACAACTCCGACGACCACCGCTGGCAGTTCGCGCCGGGCACGTCGATCCCCGCAGGCGGATTTCTGCTCGTGGAGGAGGGCACGATCGGCATTGTGAACGGTGTCGAGACGGCCTTCCGCGATCCGATCGGCATCGGCTCCGCCGACCGCATCCGGCTGTTCGACACCTCCGGTGCGATGATCGACGACACCCTTCCTTGGGAGGGACATGCTGCGATCGACGGCGACTTCGCCGCCGCGACGCTCGCCCGCTGCGTCGACGGTGTGGGAGCCTTCGCGCTCGCGACGCCTACACCCGGAGCATCCAACACGTGCGTCACCCCCGCCGTCGTGATCAATGAGATCGAGTCGAACGGCGATGCGACCGATTGGGTCGAGGTACACAACACCGGCACGTCCGCCGTCGACATCTCCGGTTGGAGCGTGATGGACGACAAGCCCGCCGACCACGCGAGCGAGACCACTCCACTGCCCGCCGGCACGGTGCTCGCCGCCGGTGGATACTTCGTGTTCGACCAGCCGGTGAACTTCGTGTTCGGCCTCGGCGGCGGCGACACCGTCACGGTGCGCGACGCGAACGGCAAGACCGTCGCCGAGCACGTATACGCCGATCACGCGAAGGGCGTCTGGGCGCGTTGCGGCGACGAGTTCATCGATGCCGCCGTCTCGACCAAGGGCGCGGTGAACGACTGCGAGGACGGCGGTGACGGCGGCGGCGAGATCGATCTCGCACCCTGGCCGGGATCCGCCGACGTGCGGGTGCTGGACAGTGCTCCGATGTTCCTCGAGGACAGCTCAGGACTCGACGTCCAGGAGACCGCCGACGGTGCCTTCCTCTGGGCGGTCGACAACGGCGAGGGGCGAATCTGGAAGCTGAAGGCCGCGGCCGACGGCTCGGTGTCGATGGTCGACGGCTGGGCCGACGGCAAGCGCGTGCGCTTCCAGAAGGATGCCGCCGATCCCGGTGCTGCCGGTCCAGACACCGAAGGCATCACCACCGACGCCGACGGCCTGGTGTACGTGGCATCCGAGCGCGACAACAGCGCCAAGGGCGTCAACCAGAACAAGATCCTGCAGGTCGATCCGGACGGTTCGTCTGAAGACCTCGTGGCACTGGCCGAGTGGGACCTCACCGCGCTGCTTCCGGCCGTCGGTGCGAACCTCGGCATCGAGGCGGTCGAGTGGGTGCCGGATGCTGCGCTCGCCGGAAAGCTGTTCGATGACAACGCGCAGGCGGCCTACGACCCGGCGACGTACTCCGGCAAGAACGACGGCCTCTTCTTCGTCGCAGTCGAGGACAACGGCGGGGTGTACGCGTTCGCACTGACCGCCGACGGCTCGGCGGAACTCGTCTCGACGATCGATCCGGGCCTCGCAGGCGTCATGGCGCTGGACTACGACACGGTGCTCGGTGTGATGTGGGCCGTGTGCGACGACGGATGCCACGGAGCCTCCGCGCAGATCACCCTCAACGGCACTGCCAAGCCGGGCATCGCGCACTTCGCACGTGCGGCGGGCCTGCCCGACATCAATAACGAGGGGTTCGCGACGGCTCCGGCCTCGCTCGCGTCGAACGGGCAGCGTCCGGTGTGGTGGTTCGCCGACGGGTTCGCCTCCGAGGCGCTGCGCACCGGCACGTTGCCGGCTGGCGGCGGTGGCGAAGGCCCCGGTGAAGGTCCCGGCGAGGGTCCGGGCGAGGGTGGAAACCAGCCGGGTCCGTCGATCGAGCCGCTGCCCGGCGATGAGATCGTCGACGGCAACCGTGGGGGAGCGACGGTCGACAAGACGTCCGTCGCGCCTGGCGAGCAGGTGACGATCACGGTTGCGCAGCACGCCGGCGCCGACGTCGAGGTGTGGATGTACTCCGATCCGACGTTCCTCGCCGACGGCTCGCTGAATGCCGCGGGAGCGATCACGATCACGATCCCGAAGGATGCTTCACCAGGTGCTCACCGTCTCGCGGTCTACTCCGCGAACGGCGAGCTGCTGGGCTGGGTGAGCATCCAGGTCACGGCCGCAGGCGGCGGGCTCGCGGTCACGGGTTCCGAACTCCCGGCGGGCGCACTCGTGCTCGCACTGGGACTCCTGCTCGCCGGTGCGATCGCAGTGACCCTGCGTCGCCGGCGGCAGACGGCCTAGCCGAACACCGCTGAGGGCGCGTGGAGCCGATCGCTCCACGCGCCCTCAGCGTCTGCGCCGATCGATCAGTGCTTCGAATCGAACGGGCCTCTGCGGGTCGAGACGATGTCCTTGCCGAGCGGCATGAGCGAGATCGGCACCATTTTGAAGTCGGCGATTCCCATCGGGATGCCGATGATCGTGATGCACAGGGCGATGCCGGAGACGATGTGCCCGATCGCGAGCCACCACCCGGCGAGGACGACCCACACCACATTGCCGAGGAAGGCTCCGACCCCGCCTCTGGGCTTCTCGATGATCTGCCGCCCGAACGGCCAGAGGGCGTAGCCGGCGATGCGGAACGAGGCGATGCCCCAGGGGATCGTGACGATCAGGATGCACAGAATGATGCCTGCGAGCATGTAGCCCAGGAACAGCCAGAATCCGGACAGGACCAGCCAGATGACGTTGAGTATCGTGCGCATTGTTCTTCCCTTCTCTCAGTGCAGGTCGCGTCGCACGCGCCGACCGGACATGCTCTCGATGCGGAACCGCAGCGGCAGCACGCGCTCGCTGCCGGCCCACGGTTCGCGGCCGGTGATCGAGGAAGCCTCCTCGTCGCTCATTGTCGATATCCGTCCGTGCATCAGCACACTCCATCCCGTGCCTGCGAGGTCGTCGTGAAAGTCGATCTCGAACGCGACGAGCGAACTCGCATCGCCCGCGCGTCGCAGGAGGCCGTCGGAAGACGTGCGTATGAAGAGATCATTGCCTGACACGGCATAGTTGACCGGAAAGATCTGGACGCGCTCGTCCGCGACAAAGCCGATCCTTCCCACCGTCGTCGTGGTCAACAGCTCTCGGCACTGCTGCTCCTGCAGTTCGCTGATCATGTCTTCCTCCTATGCGGATTGCTGACGGGCGTTTGCGGCCCAGCCTGGACTCGTAACGTCATGGAGGAACGAGCCGTCGATGCGGAGTGACGCGATGCCCCACGAGATCGTGACGATCAGGCGCATGGCTCGATTCTGACACCCGCGGCCGAGAGCGCGCTGGGCATGCTGATCATTCGGATTCGTCTGGCCAGTACCTTGCTGTGCCGTCCTCGTTGTAGCCGAATATCGGCGGCGCGGCGGGGTGTTCGGCCGGAGGGAGCTTCTGTAACTCGGGTCGGTCGCCCGCCGTACCGGGAAGCGTCAACTCCGAGAGCGTTTGGGCGTCGCCGGGTTCGCAGGTGCTGTCGGCGTAAACGGTGGCGGAGTCAAAGAGTTCTCCGGGGCTGAAGTCGATGGTGATGCGTTGCACGTGGGCGTCGGGTTTCGCGGCTTGGATGGCGACGTTGGGAACATCACCGGTGTAGGTGCGGGTCTTGATGTCGGTCCACCCGTTCTCATCCAGCCATGCCCCGATGCGATGCGCGGCCTCGGCCGGTGTGCCGTCGATCCGCCATCCTTCGGGAGTGCCACGGGTCAGATCGAACTGGTAGCTGCCGTCACCGCAGGCCGAGGGGGCATCTCCGTATCCCAGGATTCGCCAGTCCCCGTCAAGGATCTGCAGTTGCACCTCGGCGACAGCGGCCTTGTATTCGAGGTTCACCGTCCTGGCCTGCTCGAACAGATCCTCATCGCTCACAGATTCCCCACATCCACTCAACACCAGCAACGCACTCACGGACACGGCGATCAGCCCCCACCGACGAGGTCGCATCACTGCACGGCCTCCTGGGCCGCAGCAGCGTCGACGAGGTCGATGATCGTCTGCTTGAAGGATTGTGACATCGGGTCAAGATACCCGACCGCCTCGTCATCCATGACGGGGACGGGGTCGCCGGTCAGTGATGGTTCGAACCCGTCGAAGCGGTAATACCACTCCGTACTGCGCTGAGAGTTGTGACCCTCGGTGCGCTCTCCGTGCTCCCCGGTCCCATCGCCGTAGCCGGGCACCCACCCTCCGTCGGCGCTGAACACTTCGACGCCATCGATCTCGCGAGGGTCGATCGAATGCTCGGATACCGGCCAGCGGCCGATCGGGGCGATGAAGTCGTCTTCCGCGTGAGTCGCATGCAGAGTCAGGAAGCCGTCGTCGATCTGGCTGCTCAACACTCTGGCGGTGTCGTCGGTGACGCCGGCGGACCCATAGAGCCAGACGTTGTCGACCAGTCCTGGGTTATCGGCGACCATCTGGGTTCCCGATGTCGTGCCGAGGGAGTGCAGGCCGAGATTGAGCTGCGCGTTCGGATTGTTCGCCTCGAAGCCACGGAGCAGCTGCGCCATCCGCTCTGCACCGGCGTCCGGGCGCTCGATGTTCCACACGTTGCCTGCGTCACCGGAATCCCACTCCATGAAGAGGACGGTCGCCGTCCCCGCTGAGGAACCGTGCTTGCTGAGCTCCCATTCGAGCTGCTGCTGCATTGCGATCGCGCTGCCTGACCATTCGCCGAGCTGACCCATGTCTGTCGCGATACCGTGTGTCAGCGTCGTGATCTGGTCGGCCCTGTCGACGTCGCCGAACCCGATACTCGCCCGCGGGCTGCCGTCGTCGGTCTCTAAGAAGAGGGACAGCAGCGACAGCGGCGGGTCGTTCGTCTGCATCGCCCGATCAAGCATGTCGCTCAGTTGCGACAGCTGCTCCCTTTGCGTGTCGCTCAGCTCCCCGGCGAGCAACTGCCTCAAGGTCTCGCGATTGAACTCGGTCTTGTCTGCCGCGCGCAGTCCGTTGAGGTTTCCGATGGCGAACGGGGCGAGGGCGAAGAGCTGGGCCAGCGGTCCGGTCGCCCACGCGCCCTCCCCGTCGGATCCACGAGAGGACTGAACTTCAAGGCCCTCCCACAACCGGATGGCCCGATCTGGGGCGACGAAGCCGACCGCGCTCGCGAAGTCGGGATGCGACGCGATCCACGCTTCGACCGTCGATCTGTCGGCAGTACTCAGCCATTCGAGTCGAGCCGCAGAGGCGTCGGACAGGGAGAGCTCAAGACGCTCCGCCAGACCTAGGTGCGTGATCGGTCCCATCGGATACGACGTCTCCACGACGCCCCAGTACGTCTGAGATACGCGCAGCGGCTCACCCCAAGCGCCGCGCACCTCGTCTCCGCCACTGATCCTCTTCAGCTCGCCGGCGATCGATTCCTCGGCATCATCGATGTCGCGGCGAAATCGCTCGATGTCGGACTGCAGATCGCTGACCGCGCGGTCGGCGGAATCCGCCGCGTGCAGGGCGTCCATACGATCCGCACGTGCGCTCGTCGTCGTCGACGAGTCTGGATCCCTGTCGAACGCCGCCCAGTAGGCGGTCTCCGCCGTCTGAGCATCCGCCTGCGCGTCGGCATGTTCCTGGTTCACCGTGATGATCCGTGCGGCCAGCTCCTCACGGCGCGTCTTCAACGAGGGGAAGACGTATGTCGCGGCATCCGACAGCACGCGGCGGCCCTCGAACATGGCCGTGACGAAATCCTGCATGGACGCGGTTGGCGGGTCCAGCATGATCGCCGCGCCTTCGGCACCGGTCACGTCGAACACCTCCGGAATGCGTTTCCAGCGCTCCTGGGCATCCAGCATCGCCGACTGCAGTGTCGTCGCGGCAGAGGTGATCTGCTCCACGAGAGCCTCAACAGCCGCAGCATCGAGCACGTGCGGAAGCGACGCCGAGACCGCGCTCACTGGTACGACCCCGCAGTGATATAGGCCGCGCGAGGCGCAATGCCCCAGGCATCCTCGGCGTGCTTCTCCGCCGCCGAGATGTTGTCCGCCATCTGCTCATCGCCCGCGACGATCGCGACAGTCGCCTCGCCCACTGCCGCCGCTGAACCGCTGACCGAATGCATGAGTTTGCCGGGAACGAGCCGGCGCTGCGACATGAACGATTCCCAGGCGGAGGAGAGCACGGTGCGTCCGTCCGCGGTCAGAGCCGCCCCGCCGCTCGTTGCCGCATCGTCGATGCCGGTGTATGCGCTCTCGAACTGCGGACCCAGGTCGTCTATCCCGGCGAGAACGCCGAGCACGCCATCCGGATCGACCCGCCACTGTCCCAACGCGACCCCCCGATCGTGCGCGGATCGCGCAACTCCGGCCAGCTTATCGGCGATGCGGATGCCACGGCTAGAGGCGGCGACCGACGTCGGTGCCCCGGCCTAGACTCATAAGGTCATGACCGAAGCTCCTCTCATCGTTCCCGCCGTTCCGGGCCAGCAGGGCCAGGACGACCTTCTCGCCGGCCTCAACCCCCAGCAGCTCGAGGCGGTCACGTATCGCGGCCCTGCACTGCTCATCGTCGCCGGTGCTGGCTCGGGCAAGACCAGCGTGCTCACACGCCGCATCGCCTCGCTGCTGCGAAGCAGGGAGGCGTGGCCGAGTCAGATCCTCGCGATCACCTTCACCAACAAGGCCGCGGGCGAGATGCGCGAGCGCGTCGTCGACCTCGTCGGCGATGCCGCGCGGGGAATGTGGATCTCGACGTTCCACTCCGCATGCGTGCGCATCCTGCGTCGCGAGGCCGACCAGTTCGGCTTCACCAAGTCGTTCACGATCTACGACTCCGGCGACTCGCGCGCGCTCATCAAACGACTGGTGAAGGAACACGAGGCCGACGCCTATGGTCTGACCCCGGCAGCGACGCAGTCGCGTATCTCGAAGCTCAAGAACGAGCTCGCCGACGC
The DNA window shown above is from Microbacterium murale and carries:
- a CDS encoding YciI family protein, producing the protein MKFMLIMRADDSGVDAYKEMPFEQIIEAMGKYNESMMKAGVLLAGEGLTDAAEGFVVDYSAEAPLITDGPYGETKELFNGFWIIEVSTREEAAEWAKRAPLGPGAFLEVRRVTEMEDFPADNEWIQKEEGWRDEQAQRAQQS
- a CDS encoding RNA polymerase sigma factor — its product is MTDQPGDAMERSTTSVERSIAAVWRIESAKIVATLTRMVGDFGHAEDLAQEALIDALRQWPAEGVPRNPAAWLTAVAKRKAIDGWRRQERLDDRIAVIAHDLEREQADAADADPWDPDAIDDDVLRLVFVSCHPVLSREARVALTLRVVAGLSTEQIARAFLVPVATVQQRIVRAKKTLSAANVPFEVPPREEYAERLSAIFGVLYLIFNEAHAASSGADWMRPDLGEEAIRLTRVLTALVPKQRDAHSLLALMELTAARFPARVDAKGEPVLLGDQDRSRWDRGRISRGRAALAAADALGGGRTAYGLQAAIAECHAVAASVDDTDWDRIVVLYEALGRIAPSPVVELNRAAAVAMATGPASALRIIDRLAASDALRGYHLLPATRGEMLLRLGRREEARSEFATAARLAGNERERALLEAKASE
- a CDS encoding GlsB/YeaQ/YmgE family stress response membrane protein, which translates into the protein MGFLAFLILGLIAGAIAKLILPGKQGGGWIVTLLLGVVGAMLGGWIGGMIFGVGLNEFWSLSTWALAIGGAIIVLLIYGLIVGRGNKVTD
- a CDS encoding Bax inhibitor-1/YccA family protein translates to MSNFAFNNPAFQKQDPRNVATYPGAAGAQNAQTASLAHAGMDAAANAQLEGMYAAPPAGAIETDRMSVEDTVWKTAGLFAILLVTAVVGWVWTLGGVSVDPTAGVSMLPMIVGALGGFVLAMIITFTSRKKVRPALIFAYAAFEGVFVGGISAFFELLYPGIVVQATLATVAVVGVTLALFASGKIRASKKMTKIFMIAMVGYLVFSLLNLVLMWTGINQNAFGLRSVEIMGIPLGLIIGVLVVFMAAYSLVLDFDQIQQGVRNGAPRVYGWVGGFGIMVTVVWLYIEILRIIAIARGSN
- a CDS encoding glycerophosphodiester phosphodiesterase family protein yields the protein MPRRSPLVIGHRGAPGYRPEHSRSSYELALAMGVDAVEPDIVATKDGVLVVRHENEISGTTDVATRPEFADRKTTKRVDGQALTGWFTEDFTWDEIATLRVTERIPTVRTASATFDGGQGVLRLTDLLDIVRAGSVEHGREIGVVLEIKHATYFASIGLDLVPMIIRDLRAAGWADGELPLIIEAFESTVLAQLRAASIPASYIYLIEASGRPYDQLVAHGKAAATYKATVTPHGLDGLVGKVDGISLNKRMLLAKGNTIVSDAHARGLKVFTWTARPENSFLAAEFRSDGGKGAFGDYESEWAVLADAGIDGVFVDHPDLGVAFFRG
- a CDS encoding lamin tail domain-containing protein, with the translated sequence MSATLLLAVPTSAIGAEAPLGVRINEVVSNGGSPDDWIEFYNHSDSDVDLSGYIVQDNSDKNPYTFPVGTIVTPGAYLVIDTLSDAGEGDFDFGLGKGDSVRLFAPGDANGAEPLLQTTWPVDTHAVPSWGVQDAGGEPVWSITTASTKGAENTFEVVPEEPEEPEEPETPVAGAVFINEVDSQPADWVEFYNPGETALDVSGYEIRDNSDDHRWQFAPGTSIPAGGFLLVEEGTIGIVNGVETAFRDPIGIGSADRIRLFDTSGAMIDDTLPWEGHAAIDGDFAAATLARCVDGVGAFALATPTPGASNTCVTPAVVINEIESNGDATDWVEVHNTGTSAVDISGWSVMDDKPADHASETTPLPAGTVLAAGGYFVFDQPVNFVFGLGGGDTVTVRDANGKTVAEHVYADHAKGVWARCGDEFIDAAVSTKGAVNDCEDGGDGGGEIDLAPWPGSADVRVLDSAPMFLEDSSGLDVQETADGAFLWAVDNGEGRIWKLKAAADGSVSMVDGWADGKRVRFQKDAADPGAAGPDTEGITTDADGLVYVASERDNSAKGVNQNKILQVDPDGSSEDLVALAEWDLTALLPAVGANLGIEAVEWVPDAALAGKLFDDNAQAAYDPATYSGKNDGLFFVAVEDNGGVYAFALTADGSAELVSTIDPGLAGVMALDYDTVLGVMWAVCDDGCHGASAQITLNGTAKPGIAHFARAAGLPDINNEGFATAPASLASNGQRPVWWFADGFASEALRTGTLPAGGGGEGPGEGPGEGPGEGGNQPGPSIEPLPGDEIVDGNRGGATVDKTSVAPGEQVTITVAQHAGADVEVWMYSDPTFLADGSLNAAGAITITIPKDASPGAHRLAVYSANGELLGWVSIQVTAAGGGLAVTGSELPAGALVLALGLLLAGAIAVTLRRRRQTA
- a CDS encoding YccF domain-containing protein, whose translation is MRTILNVIWLVLSGFWLFLGYMLAGIILCILIVTIPWGIASFRIAGYALWPFGRQIIEKPRGGVGAFLGNVVWVVLAGWWLAIGHIVSGIALCITIIGIPMGIADFKMVPISLMPLGKDIVSTRRGPFDSKH
- a CDS encoding pyridoxamine 5'-phosphate oxidase family protein produces the protein MISELQEQQCRELLTTTTVGRIGFVADERVQIFPVNYAVSGNDLFIRTSSDGLLRRAGDASSLVAFEIDFHDDLAGTGWSVLMHGRISTMSDEEASSITGREPWAGSERVLPLRFRIESMSGRRVRRDLH
- a CDS encoding alpha/beta hydrolase — encoded protein: MSAVSASLPHVLDAAAVEALVEQITSAATTLQSAMLDAQERWKRIPEVFDVTGAEGAAIMLDPPTASMQDFVTAMFEGRRVLSDAATYVFPSLKTRREELAARIITVNQEHADAQADAQTAETAYWAAFDRDPDSSTTTSARADRMDALHAADSADRAVSDLQSDIERFRRDIDDAEESIAGELKRISGGDEVRGAWGEPLRVSQTYWGVVETSYPMGPITHLGLAERLELSLSDASAARLEWLSTADRSTVEAWIASHPDFASAVGFVAPDRAIRLWEGLEVQSSRGSDGEGAWATGPLAQLFALAPFAIGNLNGLRAADKTEFNRETLRQLLAGELSDTQREQLSQLSDMLDRAMQTNDPPLSLLSLFLETDDGSPRASIGFGDVDRADQITTLTHGIATDMGQLGEWSGSAIAMQQQLEWELSKHGSSAGTATVLFMEWDSGDAGNVWNIERPDAGAERMAQLLRGFEANNPNAQLNLGLHSLGTTSGTQMVADNPGLVDNVWLYGSAGVTDDTARVLSSQIDDGFLTLHATHAEDDFIAPIGRWPVSEHSIDPREIDGVEVFSADGGWVPGYGDGTGEHGERTEGHNSQRSTEWYYRFDGFEPSLTGDPVPVMDDEAVGYLDPMSQSFKQTIIDLVDAAAAQEAVQ